The following coding sequences are from one Lycium ferocissimum isolate CSIRO_LF1 chromosome 3, AGI_CSIRO_Lferr_CH_V1, whole genome shotgun sequence window:
- the LOC132050508 gene encoding protein EIN6 ENHANCER isoform X1, giving the protein MEREVIEAELVLPTYMKFKKIQMYDKYPKGQARGRHWKHLKQIIQAENYENYPPEIPTYVNIETPPSMHPGKKICDITGFEAPYFDPRTKLRYANTEVFKVIRSLPNDYVQRYLALRNAAVVLK; this is encoded by the exons ATGGAGCGGGAAGTGATAGAGGCAGAATTAGTACTACCGACTTACATGAAATTCAAGAAGATTCAAATGTATGATAAGTATCCTAAAGGACAGGCTAGAGGTAGACATTGGAAACATCTCAAGCAGATTATTCAAGCCGAAAATTACGAAAATTACCCTCCTGAAATACCTACTT ATGTTAACATTGAGACGCCACCTTCTATGCATCCAGGCAAAAAGATATGCGACATAACAGGATTTGAG GCACCATATTTTGACCCAAGAACTAAACTCCGTTATGCTAATACGGAGGTTTTCAAGGTAATAAGGTCGCTCCCTAATGACTATGTCCAGAGATACTTGGCTCTCAGAAATGCAGCAGTTGTTTTGAAATAG
- the LOC132050510 gene encoding NEDD8-conjugating enzyme Ubc12-like, with protein sequence MINLFKVKEKQKEAAENAGSKPPIKEQTPSELRVQRDISELTLPPICTIEFPNGKDDLMNFEVIIKPDEGYYNEGTFPFTFQIPYLYPHDAPKVKCKVKVYHPNIDTEGNVCLNILREDWKPVLNINAVIYGLVHLFTEPNYEDPLNHEAAAELRDHPKVFKAHVESAMWGECVHGVYFDRML encoded by the coding sequence ATGATTAATTTGttcaaagtaaaagaaaaacagaaagaaGCAGCTGAAAATGCAGGATCAAAACCACCGATTAAGGAGCAAACACCCTCAGAATTACGTGTCCAAAGAGATATTAGTGAATTAACCTTACCACCAATTTGTACCATTGAATTCCCAAATGGAAAAGATGATCTCATGAATTTTGAAGTCATAATTAAACCTGATGAAGGTTATTATAATGAGGGTACATTCCCATTTACATTCCAAATTCCATATCTTTATCCACATGATGCACCAAAAGTTAAGTGCAAAGTGAAAGTTTATCACCCAAATATTGACACGGAAGGAAATGTTTGTCTTAATATTCTTAGGGAAGATTGGAAACCTGTATTGAATATTAATGCAGTGATTTATGGTTTGGTTCATTTGTTTACTGAACCAAATTATGAAGATCCACTAAATCATGAAGCAGCTGCGGAGTTGAGAGATCATCCGAAAGTGTTCAAGGCGCATGTTGAGAGCGCGATGTGGGGAGAATGCGTGCATGGCGTTTATTTCGATCGTATGCTGTAA
- the LOC132050508 gene encoding protein EIN6 ENHANCER isoform X3 — MKFKMIQMYDKYPKGQARGRHWKHLKKILQAENYENYPPDLPTYVNIETPPSMHPGKKICDITGFEAPYFDPRTKLRYANTEVFKVIRSLPNDYVQRYLALRNAAVVLK, encoded by the exons ATGAAattcaagatgattcaaatGTATGATAAGTATCCTAAAGGACAAGCTAGAGGTAGGCACTGGAAACATCTCAAGAAGATTCTACAAGCCGAAAATTACGAAAATTACCCCCCTGACCTACCAACTT ATGTTAACATTGAGACGCCACCTTCTATGCATCCAGGCAAAAAGATATGCGACATAACAGGATTTGAG GCACCATATTTTGACCCAAGAACTAAACTCCGTTATGCTAATACGGAGGTTTTCAAGGTAATAAGGTCGCTCCCTAATGACTATGTCCAGAGATACTTGGCTCTCAGAAATGCAGCAGTTGTTTTGAAATAG
- the LOC132050508 gene encoding protein EIN6 ENHANCER isoform X2: MEREVIEAELGLPTHMKFKKIQMYDKYPKGQARGRHRKHLKQIIQPENYESYPPDLSTYVNIETPPSMHPGKKICDITGFEAPYFDPRTKLRYANTEVFKVIRSLPNDYVQRYLALRNAAVVLK; this comes from the exons ATGGAGCGAGAAGTGATAGAAGCTGAATTAGGACTTCCAACTCACATGAAATTCAAGAAGATTCAGATGTATGATAAGTACCCTAAAGGACAAGCTAGAGGTAGGCACCGGAAACACCTCAAGCAGATTATTCAACCCGAAAATTACGAAAGTTATCCTCCTGACCTATCTACTT ATGTTAACATTGAGACGCCACCTTCTATGCATCCAGGCAAAAAGATATGCGACATAACAGGATTTGAG GCACCATATTTTGACCCAAGAACTAAACTCCGTTATGCTAATACGGAGGTTTTCAAGGTAATAAGGTCGCTCCCTAATGACTATGTCCAGAGATACTTGGCTCTCAGAAATGCAGCAGTTGTTTTGAAATAG
- the LOC132051208 gene encoding NEDD8-conjugating enzyme Ubc12-like, translating into MINLFKVKEKQKEAAENAGSKPPIKEQTPSALRVQRDISELTLPPICTIEFPNGKDDLMNFEVIIKPDEGYYHEGTFPFTFQIPYLYPHDAPKVKCKVKVYHPNIDTEGNVCLNILREDWKPVLNINAVIYGLVHLFTEPNHEDPLNHVAADELRDKPKSFESTVWRTMWGGHENDTYYDRVL; encoded by the coding sequence atgattaatttgttcaaagtaaaagaaaaacaaaaggaagcAGCTGAAAATGCAGGATCAAAACCACCGATTAAGGAGCAAACACCCTCAGCATTACGTGTCCAAAGAGATATTAGTGAATTAACCTTACCACCAATTTGTACCATTGAATTCCCTAATGGAAAAGATGATCTCATGAATTTTGAAGTCATAATTAAACCTGATGAAGGTTATTATCATGAGGGTACATTTCCATTTACATTCCAAATTCCATATCTTTATCCACATGATGCACCAAAAGTTAAGTGCAAAGTGAAAGTTTATCACCCAAATATTGATACGGAAGGAAATGTTTGTCTTAATATTCTTAGAGAAGATTGGAAGCCTGTGTTGAATATTAATGCTGTGATTTATGGTTTGGTTCATTTGTTTACTGAACCAAATCATGAAGATCCGCTTAATCATGTCGCAGCTGATGAGCTGAGAGATAAACCGAAGTCATTCGAGTCAACTGTTTGGAGGACGATGTGGGGAGGACACGAGAATGACACGTATTATGATCGCGTTCtataa